The genomic interval GCCGGTGCAGATGGAGGCGAGGCGGGTGCCGGGGCGGATGTGGGCGAGGGCGGCGGCGAGTTCGGGGGTGAGGACGCCCTCCTCGAAGACCGGGCCGAGTTCGTACGACGCCGGGACGATCACGGTGTCGGCGGTGGCGAGGGCCTCCGGGCCGTTCGGGACGTGGATGGCGAAGTCGGCGTCGGTGTCGACCGGGCCGGGCGGGCGGACCGAGCAGGTGACGACCTCGTACAGCAGACGTCCCTCGGTGTCCCTGGGGCGGCCGAAGATGCGGTGCGGGATGCCCAGCTCGAAGGGGAGGAGGCCGTCGAGGGCGAGGACGACGACGCGGTGCGGGCGGTACTCCGGCTCGGACTCTCGGCTCATGGCCCGATTCTAGCGAATGCTGTCCTTCGGGCCAGTGGCTCGGGAGGGGTGGGATGCCGGAAGCTCGTTGACGTGACGCAGACAACCGATGCCGCGACCGGCACCGCAGACGAGCCGGGCCCCGGCACCGCCGAGGGGCCCGGCTCCGGCACCGCGCCCAGCGGCCGTAGCCGTCGTAGCCGTACCCGGATCAATCGTGCCTGGTTCGTCGCCGCCGTCACGTTCGTGACGATCATCGGTGCGGCGGCGTTCCGTTCGCTGCCCGGGCTGCTGATCGATCCGCTGCACCAGGAGTTCGGGTGGTCGCGCGGCACGATCGGGGCGGCGGCGTCCATCAACCTCGCGTTGTACGGGCTGACGGCCCCCTTCGCGGCGGCGCTGATGGACCGCTTCGGCATCCGGCGGGTGGTCGCGGTCGCGCTGACCGTGATCGCGCTCGGGTCCGGCCTGACGGTGTGGATGACTGCGCCGTGGCAACTGCTGCTGTGCTGGGGCCTGTTGGTGGGGCTGGGCAGCGGTTCGATGGCGCTCGCCTTCGCGGCGACGGTCACCAACCGCTGGTTCACCGCACGCAAGGGCCTGGTCACCGGCATCCTCACGGCGGCCTCGGCGTCGGGGCAACTCATCTTCCTGCCGCTGCTGTCCTGGATAGTCGAGGAGCACAGCTGGCGCCCGGCGGCGGTGACGGTGTCCCTCGCGGCGCTGGCCGTCGTCCCCTTCGTGTGGCTGCTGCTGCGGGACCACCCGGCGGACGTGGGCGTGAAGCCGTACGGGGCGACCGAGTTCGTGCCGAAGCCGGAACCGGTGACGGGTGCGGCCCGCCGTACGATCTCGGTTCTGTCCAAGGCGGTGCGCACGGGCCCGTTCTGGCTGCTGGCCGGTACCTTCGCGATCTGCGGCGCGTCCACGAACGGCCTGATCCAGACCCACTTCGTGCCCGCCGCCCACGACCACGGCATGCCCATCACGGCGGCGGCCTCGCTGCTCGCGGTGATCGGCGTCTTCGACGTGGTCGGCACGATCGCCTCCGGCTGGTTCACCGACCGCTTCGAACCCCG from Streptomyces sp. NBC_01288 carries:
- a CDS encoding MFS transporter, translated to MTQTTDAATGTADEPGPGTAEGPGSGTAPSGRSRRSRTRINRAWFVAAVTFVTIIGAAAFRSLPGLLIDPLHQEFGWSRGTIGAAASINLALYGLTAPFAAALMDRFGIRRVVAVALTVIALGSGLTVWMTAPWQLLLCWGLLVGLGSGSMALAFAATVTNRWFTARKGLVTGILTAASASGQLIFLPLLSWIVEEHSWRPAAVTVSLAALAVVPFVWLLLRDHPADVGVKPYGATEFVPKPEPVTGAARRTISVLSKAVRTGPFWLLAGTFAICGASTNGLIQTHFVPAAHDHGMPITAAASLLAVIGVFDVVGTIASGWFTDRFEPRRLLAVYYALRGISLLFLPMLLAPTVHPPMLFFIVFYGLDWVATVPPTLALCREQYGEDSAIVFGWVLASHQIGAALVAFLGGVARDAFGSYDMVWYVSGALCAVAALMALVIRRRPVARMGAVAVA